The region TCTTTATGTCCTATATgacaattaaaaaattataataaaaataaattaatatattttcttaattaaatatgTATTGTATGTTGCTTTTActtcctaatatatatatatatatatggattgaAGCATAAACATGTTTCAGAGgccaaacaataaaaaaaatatttaaaggggccaaatatgtaatttctaaaaaaattaagtagattaattaaaaattactatatAATTTCTTTTTCCCCAAAATTTTGAGGGAGCCAAGGCGCCCCTCACCTCCTATGTAGCTCTAACtcttaaatataaaatatgtatatatatatacgtaatattttttttagaaatctCATGTGCACTTAAAATATGTATACACAGTGATATGTTATTACTTTTTAAAATagtaaattcaaattttaataaatgtAATTAGTTAGATTAAACTGTCACATTAGTGTGTATAATATTTGGGTATATATTTTAAGTGCACACATTACTCTTTATTTAAATACACATTTGCatacataaataatgttttgtCAAATTGTATGCATAAAAGACATGTAATAATAAGGAAAGAGAAgattaatatttaaaatatgataAATAATAAGTTATTTCCTTAAACTCGTattttatcacataattattcaaATTTATATTTTCATAAGTAAATGATATAATTTGTCAAATTTTTAAATGGTAGGACAGAAAAAAGATGTATAATTTTATATagagtttttatatttttttagatcaTGTATTTTTtctgattacctgtttggactctatgtttttaaaaaaaatcatttttagaccttataatttgtaaaatgattcaaatagacccctaaactaaatttgatgaagaaaaaattgaatacaaCAACACCGTTTTTTaggcagaatgattttatttttgttctgaattgttagtttggtaaattattttttatttcagttGACAAAATTTTGACCCGAATCGGGTTTaggttctatttgaactattttccaaaacatatggtccaaaaagtaatttgtcaaaatacagaatCAAAACAGATAATATGACAAAACGCAGGGTACAAAAAAATATACCcttttatatgtgtttaatttttgTTAGAAAGGAGAGAGATGCATTCATATATAAACACTCTTAATTTTGTCAAATAAGTAAGAAGATTATTGATTTTTGATGAAAATGCTCTAATGATATATCATGATTGAATCAAATGATCAcaatttcaatatatatatatatatattattgacttttttatattaaaaaacaaaatatatccTCATTTGTCTTAGTTGGCTGCGGACAATGCAGTACTGTAGTCTACgaaaattttcatatatataccattttgttgttttagttttCATATATAACATTTCCAAGCTAACCTATTTATTTACCATGGTACATTAACTATTGGGTAGGTCATCATTTGGTATACAGtattttttgtaaaatatcatttttgtaCCATGcgtttacaataatgctcattcGATATTTTGTATTctgaaattgtacatatttactATCATGTATtataaaatcgtacatatttgataccctaaactcaaatttaattaataaaaatttacaaatttaatcAAAACACTCTCAGtttctaatttataattaattatttaattatatataactgaTGTCAGTTTTGTCACATTGACAAACTTTTATCTATCAAGTCCAAGTctaaggtaccaaatatgtatgattttaaaatactggatatcatatgagcattattgaaaacagagagtaccaaaatgatattttgtaaaAATACAGGATAGCAAATGAGGAAATTCCCTTttacattttataatttaatgtctttatttaaaatattataaatacacaACCATGCATGCATGACAAAGTATTTACGTGATATATTTTTTGTcactcatatatatatagcaTAATTATAAAGGTATGTATGGGTGTATATCTTTTGTGTTTTTTAAGTTGTGAATAGTTTTtggcataattttttttatgattgtgtatattgtagttatttagaatatcctgcaaatttttcagGAAACtctaaataatttacaattctgaaaactaagttcaaatacgctgttttccactcgcataaaaaaaattaatcacgggtgcaacaacctgtttgaacctagttttcagcattgtaaattattcaaaatttcttgaaaatttgcaagatgctctaaataactacaataagcacggttataaaaaaaatcgaGCCAAAAACTATTCCCGAGTTGAAAACCCATAAGATATGCACTATAGAAGTATCCATtatatataatcaatatataaattaatatataatatgtattttcataattataaGATGTTCTTATTGTAAAATAGACACACGATCATGAATACGAGTTGAAAATTTGTAAAATACTCTAAGTAACTACAATAAAcacgattataaaaaaaaaatcatgcgaAAAACTATTTAGAAGCCGAAAACACATTATGTATGCACGGTAGAAATatcattataatttatatataatcaatatataaattaatatataatatgtattttaataattataagatGATCTTACTGTGAAATAGACATGTAGAAAAATATGAATGGTCAAAGTCAAATCACAGATAAATGACTGGATGGCACCCAACATTTCTAATTCAGGAGGCGCCGGTCTGGCTGGCAGAGTTGGAAAACGCACAACTCAGACTCTTTGACTGTAAATTTTAttcattaatcataaaataaaaattcattaattaTCGCTGtttaataaaatctccatttgaataatatatatataatcataaaatatcttaatcaCAATTTGAGATtagttataaataaaaataaaatatacattgtaataaattataatttttttttttttatgcgcgtggaaaataacatgtttaaacctagttttcggtactgtaaattatttagaattttctaaaaatttacaggatgctctaaatagctataatatacacggtcataaaaaaaggtcgcgtcgaaaactgttcacgggtcgagaaatactgagagccctaccggtagggcttaaagtgaagcacttatagaaaaattgtcctatatatatatagtcataaaatattttatttataatttgagattagttataaataagaataaaTTCTACATTATAATAAGTTATAATACTTTTTTTATTCAACATTTAGAAAATATGGCTCCATGTAGAGATAAATATCTTAATactaaatatatttatacatatggtatttaatactttctaaaaattcttgataaaattaattatcgATTTAGACTGCCAAAATAAATTTGTATATATTCAatattatatagatatatattgtAGATATATCCTTATGTCATTTTCATTTATcaatatttatacattaaatttGACATGTTTTTAtcaattatgatttaatttaaatttaaatttatattttcaatattaAATTATATCATCCTTATAGTAAATATTCAAAGCTAGCCCAGTCATACACATATGATTGATGAATTTATTGTTCCTATATTTTATCAATATATCAAAATAGATATAAGTTTTAAGAAGTTATAAAAAAGCCCTCTTGTATGGTAAAACGGTAAAAAATATTATCTCAATACAATCTTGATCAAATTTATGGTAAAAAATATTATCTCAACACGATCTTGATCAAACTTAAGGTGCTAAATAACAACACACGAAAATAAAATCACCATATATATTTCTTATTTGAACTAAAACAAGAGACTAATTTATTAGTGTTGACTACCTTTTTCACTATCAGCGTTTATAAAAGAGGTTAAAAGAAATAGCTATATGAACacaggtttttacgtggtttaggttataaaataatcctagtccacgagtctttagtaTTAAGGAGATTGCAAGCTTGTGGTTGCAAGCTTCTACAGTGTCTTCTCATGCAGCGTTTAGATTACTCTGAGTATAAATATTTTTCTCAGCTAAAAAACCAAActctttacaatgagactctcaaccctatttatagtggccggagtcattaatgttaatcataaaCAACTAATGCACATTCTTCTCATAATTGGGGGAATTAATACACTTAAATGCATTAAGTTGCAATGAATAAAGGCTATGGCCCAAGCGAGACTTGCAaggcccactgcagaaaggtaaCCACTTTATGGGAAACATGTCACTGGGACTGTCAGGGCATGTTGTACATATCTCCGTGTCAGGCGTCGCAACGGGCatgcgaattgtcgagtcgtacattGACAACACTGTTGATGGATCACCCACAAAGGTTGTCATACAATCTTTTGACTCTGAGAACCCGCTCCCCCTTGACACATTGCTCCACCTCCTAGATCTGATAACTAGAACCTCGGGCCTGGAGGCGATCGAGACATAACACTCCTGGCCTTAACTGTCCGAGCTGGAGAAACTCCGTCTCTGAGAGCGAAACTCGACGAGTAACTCATCAAGGCACCTACTATCCTCCTTGGACACATCCTAACCTAGGAGGACCTTTTCTCCGACTACAGACCTCGGGAAGTAACATACCCCGAGGATGTCCGCATACATCATAGGTAGCCATCGAGGATTGCCACGTGTCGGCAGTGAGAAAATATGGACAACAATTAACATAGCCACCATATATTtttgttttcatatatatatatatataatgcatgTCTTTTgctaaatttatatatatgttatgtagtTATAATAAGAAAAGTGTATCCGGTCACAAGTCTacataaactttttttttaattccagACTTGTAACTTATTACAACTCTCAAACTGAAAAATATTGTAACTAGTTGCACTTTTTTAATTATAACTATGTATGACGTGATTTTATACattttaaaagagaaaaaaaacaaTTTGAAAATTCAACCAAGAAatctattataattattttttattattataattcagATAACATTCGGAGATTGAAAATTAACCTCGTCTCCGTCCCGTTCCCCATTTAGATGAGCCCTGTCCCCATGGGAAAAATGTATATCCCTACCTACATGCCTTAAAAACCATTATAATCAATATATTAAATACAACTACTTACTATATATAGCATACATTCATGTATTAATTTAGAGTGTTGTTATTTTGCACCTTAAGATTAGCGATatctcataatacttattaaattaaaatgtgtgagattcaatattaaattGCACCAATAATAGTATGTCACCTCCTTTTAGTGTTGGACACTATTGATGTTTCTTAGCAATTCTCATTAATTTAATAGTGTTGTTATTTGATGCTCAGTAGCACATGTAATGTCAGTATTTATCAGTTTTTACTATTAagtattaaattaaaatatacgAGATAAATATTGAATAGGACCAACATCACTATGACATTTCACTTGGTGCTAGTGCCCCTTAACAATACTATTAACAGAAGAAGTTGGTGTGCCTAATAAATATCATATGAATCTTGCACGTTATATACAACTATAGCAAACAACTTATCTCAAAGAATAAAAAATTCATATCAcacgtatgtatatatatatatatatatatatatgtgtgcactttatctaatatagtcaaaatgtttaattaatcattattattattaagatttaTACGATGATTCGCTACATCTACAAGGCATCACAGgtgaatatgaatatatataaatatatatgaatgtaaTGCATAATAGAGGttagatatatatatagatgGTGTAGTTAATATGTAACATAATGGAATTGATCAATTTGGTAATTTATAAGATTGAAGAGAATCCAAGTGGAAATTTCAGCAAAATTAATGTACAGATATACATCCAAACTTCCGAGTTCTGCAGCATCTAGCAAGAGAACAAAAGGATGAAGGTCAGACGAACAAAAGATTAAGAATGAAAATCAAGATggcctaagctcgaatgatcgaggctatgGAACGAGCTCGATAAAAAGAATGAGATCGGGATTGGAGCGTGTATTCCACATAAAGAGGGAAAGACGAATTTATTTTGGAAAATCTAAGATTTTTAGGGAAAAAAGTtgacggttactcaaaaagtaATATTTTTTGGAAACatgcaatttgaaaaccctaattctatacccagtttcttggtctacacgatatgataCTCGAAATTAAGAAAACCCAGTAAAAGAGCCAAATTTGCATCATTCATGCAAATTCTGGGTTTGAAAAATCCGTAACAACAGAAAGAGCCTAAAAATGTCAATTAGTGttttgaaaattcaaatctttgtACGATACTGGCTTTTAAGTTTGTCCCATGtcaatttttctttatatatataagaGTTCATTAAAAAGTAAAATATTGGACAGAAAAATGAGAGAATCTGAATTTTGGTTTAATTTGAGAGCAGGACAGGTCATTTATGGAGTATAAATCAGTCAATTACAGTTTACTAAAACAGAAACGAATATTCCTGAAAGTGTAAATTATGTTCACAAACTTACATTTGTGTTAAATATGATGGGCTTCCTCAACATGTGGTGTCTCTAAAACTTTAGAAGGGACCTGAATACTGAAATTATTTCCATAAGCAAAGAATGAGCAACTGAGTAATAAACATGTGAAAAGAAAAAAGTCAAATATATCTCAGATTTATACCTTTTTAGATcctgtattttgtctcattacctgttcggaccctgtattttgacaaattattttttggaccttatattttgtaaaatggttaaaatagaaccctaagctcaattttgatgaagaaaaaattgaatataacaacacagtttttaagcagaatgttttatttttgttctgaattgttagtttggtaaattatttataattttagttaagaaaacattgaccaaaatcggatttaggattctattttaactattttacaaaacacaggatccaaaaagtaatttgtcaaaacacagaatccaaacaggtaataagaaaaaacacaggatccaaaaagaTATAAACCCGTATATCTTTATAAACCTCAGCAAATCAAAGACAAAAGAGTAATAACAACTCTTACTTGGTTTCATCTTCATTTTTAACTACCATGTGAACTTCACGGCATCTTTCTGGAAGCCATCTTGTGATTGTGTACTCAAAAACAGTGAATTTTTCCACGCATGATGAAGAGATAGCATCAGCAGCACCATTTCTACTGACATTAAGGACTAACAATGTCTTGACAACGCCACTACAAAGCCGAGTGGTGCAATGAATATCAGACCACGTCCTCAACCTCGAGTTTCCATCCCCGCAACCTTTTTCTTCTTCTGGCGATAAAACAAGCACAGCAAACTCAGAATGAATCAGAGCTGGATGGTGACGGTAGGCGACAAAGTCCACGCCGTACCTAACCCCAGACATCACAACCCAATTCTTCATTCGAAGATGAGAATAAGCTTTGTAAAAATCAGGGAAAGTCTCTTTCTTGGATTTCATGTATAGCCATAGCTCTTCACCATTCATCAAGCGTTTGTTTTCGTCAACTATCATGAGGCACTTGAGAGAATAGTGAAGGTAAAAGGCCTCTTCCATGCCCAGCTGAAACCATTGCTT is a window of Humulus lupulus chromosome 4, drHumLupu1.1, whole genome shotgun sequence DNA encoding:
- the LOC133829576 gene encoding tRNA-splicing endonuclease subunit Sen2-1-like, producing the protein MGPRWKGKGSEAKALADPMSKIVLQLQSSLIKSEAQGLLCGCNVFLGAEAQEADLLTRSCFGVAITTAEKEKQWFQLGMEEAFYLHYSLKCLMIVDENKRLMNGEELWLYMKSKKETFPDFYKAYSHLRMKNWVVMSGVRYGVDFVAYRHHPALIHSEFAVLVLSPEEEKGCGDGNSRLRTWSDIHCTTRLCSGVVKTLLVLNVSRNGAADAISSSCVEKFTVFEYTITRWLPERCREVHMVVKNEDETNIQVPSKVLETPHVEEAHHI